The following nucleotide sequence is from Archocentrus centrarchus isolate MPI-CPG fArcCen1 chromosome 6, fArcCen1, whole genome shotgun sequence.
agcagccagcaacaaagaaaacaaaatacagattagcaaaaaatccattttaaaatcaattaaaaacaatttttaaaaacatctggaaaaaaaaaaagtctgctggCCATCATGAAGAGTGCGGAGTGGTGTTGGGCTTAGATAAACTGCCCGGCATAGGAAGAGATTTGAGACAAGACATTAAAACTAGTCTGACAGCCAACATTTGAAACGAGCAACATTGAAGTGATATCATAAACAACAAAACCATATGACAGTAATGTTTCTTGCTTTCACTTAATCACAAGGAAATCTGCAGCATGATTCCAAGCTTTCAGGTTGGCAACTAGAAAAccaacttgtgtaaaaaaaaaaaaaaaaaaaaaaaagtttttcttaattaaaaattaagcaaacattaaaagaaataacATTTAGCTTGATTCACATTAAGCAAAAGCTGGGCCTATCTGGGTGCATCTTTTAGAAGCCGTCCTGATTCCATGGAGCAGTCCTGGTCCGCCGTTTCTCTTCTGAATATGTTGCACACATTTCATCTACAAGAACAGGATTCACTTACAGTCCTGGGTGAGAGGTAAATGCACACACCTTTGAACTTGTTAGGAATATATTCATACGGCTGACTTAAAAATCTTTGGAAAATACCACCAAGACACCCTCAGAGGAAATGAgctgattcattaatattttaCCTTTCAGGCTGCATGGGGAGAGCCTGAAACTGTTGTGTCTATGCATCAAGTTGGCAACTATTAGAGCTCAGAGAGAAAAAATGTCCTACAGTGCTCTTCTGGCTGCTCGGCAGTCCTGGGAGACATggtgagccaaaaaaaaaaccaaaaaaaaaaccactgagAGTATACAATAGCTTGTATTTTACAATCATCAAATCTAGGTCTGTGACCTACATCATTCTCCCTTTGTATACTGTCTGTTCAGGCCGCATGTTAATAGCCCATGTAGAGTGGAGCAGGCCTCCTTGTGGTTACAtggtgaagaggaagagaaagaggatgACTTTGAGACAGTAGAGCAGGTATTGTAAATCTGACTGAGGACAACAAATCCACGTTTCTAATATTATTCTCAAATTATATACATGGCCTTTTTGTGggtttacagtattttttatcagtaacagaacaaaaactttGGTCCACTTCAAGCAGtcagtgctgcagctgctggtgcTGACTCAGGAACAGGAGAGGAAGCACCTTGTCACATTAATACATGGAATCTCCATACAGGATTTGCAGGCGCCGGTATGCACAGTGCCTACAAAAGATGGTAAATAACAATTTTTTTCCTAGCAGAATTTGTTAGaagttcttttttatttacaaaacatttacGCAATTCATTGTCTGCTTTGCTTCCACTACAGACAATCATCATCAAGATCCTTTAAGGAATGGCTGTATAAAAAGACTGCATCAACTCCATGTTTGGTTGCAGACACACAATGGGACTCAGATCCCCTTAGAACAAACAAACCCTAAAAAACCACAACCCGAATCCCAGCCCCAAGTGAAGCCCCATGGAGAATGGTCCcaatttctgctggaaagctgTGCACTACTACTTCTAACCCATCTAATGGAGCTTCAGGAAGTCCAAGCTTCTGCTTTACTGCAAGCAATGATGGATGAGGTGAGTCAAGATATCACAACACACAAGTCAAAGCAAgagaacacatacacacaaaaaaaagcttgtAAAAGTAATAGTAGTACATCTTGTGTGTTTGTTAGAATGCAAAACTTCTCCAGGCTCTGCGGGATAAATATGAATCTGAAATTCAAGCTAAGTGCTTCACCAACTTGCTCCACCTCCTGATGTCAGATGCCCCCCTTGCTCCagtctctgtgttaaatccGTATCCAAATTGTATTGAAAACAGCAGCGGGCAAATCTTAGTTCAGTCCTCTTACAATGGACAAGTTGAGGTCCAAAACATTTGTGATAGATCAGCTGAAGCTGAGACGGCCACTTCAAACAAAAGACGCAACAGCATAATCAGTGAAGTCCAAACTGCAGATGGGACTTACAAACAGGATGTCTGTTCAGgtatttcaaacatttcaataaataaataacattaccATCGCTGTAGGTATAATATGCTTTAAAATCACTCAGGTTGCGGAGCAGTGATGGAGGACCTGCCCTACTTGGAGATCTTGTGTGTGTCAGATGCTCATGAGGGTCTTGCTGCAGAGGGAGAAGTCCAAGAGGATGGACAGGGCAGGGAATTAAAGAGCCCTCAGAACTGTGAGAAACAGGGCTCTTTAATCACCCTCGCCTGGAGCAAACCACCAGAGAGTGACACAGACAACGCAGCAGATGCTGCAGATGGGTGTACAGAACAGATTCAGCATGGTGCGAGCAGCCTGAAGACGCAAGCACAGCCCACACAATGTGATGTGTTAGTTCGAGAACGAGGTGGAGAAGATCTTAAACCCACTGTGTTACAGTCTGGTTCTTCAGATCACTGTGACACACAGTCTGTAAACCAGCAGTGCAGCACAGTAGAACAGGTACTACATAAGAGTGTAGCAGACCATAATTCACTGTGACTGTCATTGATGTGCTCACTTTTTGAATTCTTATTAGTTGACATCCAGAAGCAGTCCAGCAGCTGATCAACCAAATGAAGGAGAAGCTGTATTTGAACGCGACTTGCAAATGCGTGCTTTCATCGCAGAGAGCCAGGAGGTCACACAGCCAGATCTTATAGCTGAGTACTCTGAGACTAACCCACATGTGGACGTCCCATGCGCTAGATCATGTAATGGCATTACAAATGCTGGCAGTGATATGACTGAGGCAGAAACAGAGTCCAAGCAGTGGAACCTGACTTGCCCTGAACCTGCTCACTATGAGGACCAGAAATATTCTTCAGAAGCAACAGTAAAAGCAGTGTTATTTTCTGATTAATTTCTCATTATTCTCATTTAAAACATCcaaccagctgtttttttcccccctatgtACCAGGTAGACTGTAGACTGTCAGAGTGTAAGGCAAAGAAGGAACCTGCTCCAATGGAGAGAGAACAAGTGAGAGAACTGGTGTCTGcaatagagagagagaagacaatgCGCAACCTAGTGGACATGCAAAGAAAGGTTgaacaaaggcagcagagggACAGAGAAAGGCAACTGCTGAGGGTGAGACAAAGGTGGAGAGAGGGACGCTGCATGTTCACAACTCAGAAGTGAAAGCAGAAGTGCTGTGACATTGTTAACATGTCTTTCAGGTTCAGGAGCGCCTGTCAATCATCCAGAACAGAAAGGCAGAGGAAGACCTGCTTGgcctgaaacacacagacaggatAAAGCAGCTCACGGAAGATCTACCACTGGTAATTACATATGAAGGacatttatgaatttttttaacTTAGTATGTTATCTTATCACCACACGGCCTACTTTTTTTTAGGAAGACAAGAACCAGCAGAAGACTGTTGTAAAAGAGCGACTGGAGCAACTCAGGAGAGAGCGTTCTTATGTCATGCAGTCTAAAAGAGACAGGTAAATGTCACTCTCTTGATTCTGGCAGATATCACTAAACTCATTTTGacagcatttattttaacactttATAATCCTTTAGAAATACCACAGGATTTAAAGAACTTCTGGGTCCAGTTGCCCTccagagcagagagacagaggatgGAGAAGACTGAGCCACAACAGCTCCTCAAATTCTTGTCtggctgaggaaaaaaagaaaaatcacaaaaataccACCAAATATATGATTTCCTTCTCATTTAAAATATACTGAGGCACCAACTGTCAAATGTGTTTAGTTTTAATGATGGAGATTTTAGATCAGTGGTggtgtttctttctgtttgtggtTACAACAAAGCATATCATACAGAATGTTCAGAAGTCAGTACAGGTTgtacatataaaaacagaaccgagcaatgaacttgcagtcatttattttacagtttaattATGATCTCGACAACCATAAGCAACAATAATGTAATTTACCAATGACCCTCCTTAAATTGTGTACACATTATCCCGTGGCCtaaattaaatacacaatgaGTCACAGAGGTGCATGATGAAAGTCTACAGTGGCTCCAATAGCTTTTCTTGATCTAAACATAACATTAGCATTACTTGCTTACTTAAGAAAAAGTTGTGGCTAATGAAAAACACTGCTGTAGACTCTGAATGCACCTGTGGAATaggactgtatttatttacaggtATATGGGGATGGGCGTCTTATAACATGTTAAGGGACATAGGTTTGGCTAACAACTCTACAATAAGGAGATATGTATAATATAGAGGGTTTGGTTTGGTGCAGGCTCAGTGGTTTTCCTGCAAGCCAGGACTTCTCAGTCCTGGTGAGTAGAAGAAAAATGTCTGTCCATGTGGGGAAGATTCTCAGAAAataacattcttttttttttccccccttccctAAATTTATTTAATACCCACTCACACTGCAGTCCAATACAAAGCAGGAATACCTACCACCCTAATAAGCCAGAACATTCAACAGCAGCTCCCACTGAGCCGctgcattacacacatacaaGAAGTATACAAGTGTGACCTCaactcaaataaacacaaaacttCAAGTTCAGAGGTCTCAAACAcactgaaccccccccccccttttcagACATGCAATCATTTCAATTAATCTGTCTGCAACTAAAAATGTCAGCTTCATGTCTGAACAATCTTCACTCTTCAGGAATGACAAAGACTGAACGTGTGTGCATGCATCTGTGGGAGTCATAACTGTAACATGACATTTTTCCTCAACAACTTGATTTTGTCAGTGACGCAGTTTTGCTATTCCTAATCCAGAAGAGAAATTTCTGTCCCTGGGTGCATGTGTTACAGGCACGGTACAGTTCTCTCAGCAGCACCATGCagtacacacacaatcacaaccTGCCCCATGTTACACTGATGGAGAGAACTAAACATTCAAAAATTTACTCTGTCACAGTCAAGGCTAGGTCTGAATTAAGGAAATTAAAGGTGCTCCATGTCTATAATGATAGAATTTCACCACTTTAGTGAAGCCAGCAATGTCATTTCTGCCATGTCCGAATGTCTGAAAAGGGGCGTATCATACACACTAAAATGGACAGAAACAGCTTATACTtcagactttaaaaacaaaaacaacatgtacCTGGCAGGCAGGTGCTTTAGTGAGGCCTTTAATGTAAGTGTGGCAGCTAGGAAATGAACACAACAAGCAAATCCCATTTTCAAAATATGCCAGGGTCTCCTTTTAAGATATAATCAGGTTAGCACTGATGGGAGCAGGGCACTTTGATAGCAGTGACGCACTGAAATTTAAACGGTTGTGGTGCCAGATTTTTCTGTAGTGTCTGAACCCCAGATCTACCTGGTCAAGCTCTTAAGCAAACAGCAGCATGCGCTTGTGTGTAACTGACTTTAAACTACATCTTTGACAAGACggtcaaaaaaattttttttcattttatacgTTAGACTAGTCTTTCCCGTAGTGAAGGGTAAACATTTAGGATGAAAACAAAGGGATCCGAGTCAAGTTCACTCAGTAAAGCTCTGAAAGGTGGGACCACCTTCTTGCTGCTGGCTTTGAAGAACACTATTGTTCATAAACATAAAGCGGTCATTACATATCCAGGATCTCTCTGACTTATGGGCACCATGGAGctcggggggtgggggtgatttgtgtgtaattttttttttttctttttcatgtgactcatgaaaggagaaaaatgtATGTGCAGCAAATCTTGAATGGTCTTAGCAATGGGACTTAagggatgtttgtttttttacacttcTATGTGTGTGCAAGTCTGTAGTCTTTCTATTGATGTGCGCACTGCACTCCTGGGCCATGATGGCCCCCTTCCTCATCAGAACTGTCATTGTAGGCCTCTCTTCTGGCTCCACTTCCTGAACCTTGACTCCTGTCAAAATCTGTTAGGTCAACTTCCTCTGCATCTGCTGCAATGACGGGAGTCTCGGCACGAGCAGGCAGCAAGCACTCAAGTTCCTGAAAGATGACAAAAATCCACCAGGACATCACAATCATTCAGCTTAACATTTTTcaaatctggattttttttcccttccaacCACAACTCACATTCAGTTTTTCAGGGTTAATCCAGTTGTTTTCAGGGAACTGGACATCAAACTTGATGTAAAGATCTCCCTTCTCAAATGGATTTCTGTACTGTGGCATTCCCTCTCCTTTCACCACTCGAATGCAGCctaccacaaacacacaaaggagaAAAGACACACATAGATGTAACAATCATATGTGACAGTGTGAACTCTATGAGTTCTCCAACAGACTttttataaaagatggatgtagccacagtGATATCATCTTGAAGCATCAAGCTGAGCATCATCACAGTTACAGGTGTATGAAAACATacgaagagagagagattaatcTGACAGTGAAACCAGGAACTTTTACAACAGCGAGGTGACTTGTTAAAACAACGCACGGCAAATTTCAAAAcaagcacaacaacaaaacagtctGCCAGCTCAAAAATTGTACAATTTGGTTCACAGTAGATGTTTAATCATCACTGTTCTGTGGTATTACACAACCAACATTTCCACAGTTACATCATGTTTAAGTTGATCAGCCTACACCCTCACTAGTTTTAGTGTCGATTTGCTTTctaaaaacttttttcttccCCAAACACGCTATCCTAAAAATAAATGCTGGCACAAACACTTGCAGGAAACCAACCAGAAGTGTTCATCTATCAAATCTCCTTCTGCCCGCCCAGAATGttatgaaagagaaaataaattaaagtggAAGGAAGACGTTTACCTGGCTCAATGACCTTTCCAGCTGGATATTTAACAAGCAACTGACGTCCATCCAGGTGTGTGACTGTAAACAGGAAGCCGCAGAGAGCCTCAACCAAGCCGATACGATGGACCATGTGAAGATCACTGCCATCACGACGGAAATCCTATTTCAGATTGAAATTCCATGTTTATTGCTTAGGTTTATTACAATATGTCTCTCACATAAATGTAGACTCTTTCTTAAGCAAGTTATTCCATTATTAAAAACAGCTTTACAATCAATAACAGGGGCCATCTGTTTTGGCATACCTCGTGTTCCTTCTCTTGCAGCACCAGAACTATATCTCCTGGTTCCATGCCTGGGGCTTGGTCAGCTTCTCCAGCAAATGTGATCTTCTGTCCATGTCTCATTCCCTTGTCCACATGAACTTCCAGAAGCTTAGTCTCCTTACACACTTTATGGCCCTCGCACTTTCTGCAGCGATCCTTCTCATTTATTACTTCACCTGGACAACCAAACACACATATTAGAGGACCTCAGAGAGCTGTTTTGCTGTTATCTGTACATTACCCATGTGTTTAGTGTCAGTTTGCAGGTGTGTAGGGATGTATTACCCTCCCCATTGCAGTCTGTGCACACTGACTGCATCTGCTGAACCATTCCTGGAGCCAGCTGTCTAATCATGATTCTCATGCCTCGTCCTCTGCATGCCACGCATTTCTGCACTGCTCCTGCCTTACCACCCTGACTAGAagccaacagtaaaatattagTATTGCTATCTATTTCGGGCAACTGCAAAACATTCATCAGAAAGCTTTAAAACTAcaaattaataattttattaccAAAAAGGAAACAGTAAAAAAGAAACTCACCCATTACAGGCACTACACAGCACATTCTTACTGAGTTGCAGTTTTGTGGTTTTTCCATTGTACAAGTCTTCAAGAGAAACCCTGTAACACCACAAGTTGTTAAGAACACATAGTGCATTACATATGCACATCCACTGAAGCACACATCAAAGAACAGCACTTACTTCAGAGGGTGTACCATAtcatctcctctcctcctgcctcCATTGCGTCCTCTTCCTTGTCCCCCCATGAACCCAAACAGTCCTCCACCAAAAATGTGAGAGAAGATATCTTCCATGCCaggccctcctcctcctccctcccgtAGCCCTTGCTCTCCATAGCGATCATAAAGCTCTTTTTTCTCTGGGTTTGTCAATACCTCATATGCGAAACTTATCTCTTTAAACTGGAAAATGAATGAAGAACAATCAGACAGGCTGAAATGATGCGTGAGTCCAAGAAATTCAGCACACCACAACAACGACTACCTTTCACAAAGAACCTCAAAGAGACTTGATTGTTTCAAATCAGTAGATTTACGTCATAGAGCAGTAAACATCCAAAAGAAAAGCGTGTTTCTCTAGTGGAAACCCTGTGTCACATTATGTACTCTGATCTGCGCCTAGCATCAATCCTCAAAGAGTTGGACTGTGTGATCATAATAAATGAAGACGACATCATTTCTGGATCCCCAATTGTTGATCAGCTGAGCATCCTTTGGTGCTGTTGTTAACAGTACTGATATGTTTTGGTGCATCATACCTTATCTCCAGCTTCGGGATTCTTGTCAGGATGGTATTCTTTGGCCAATTTGCGGTAGGCCTGTAATAAACCAAAATAATCAGAGTTAAGACAGACCTGGGCTCAGGGTGCGTGTAGCAAATCACTTAAGTGAGCCAACTGTCCTTACTAGCCTGCTGTCAAACACATCAGGACATAGGCAAGAGCACGGCTGCCTGTGACATCTCAGACACTCAACAACACTCATTCCAAATAGCTACAGCTTCTGCATCGCCAGCAAGTAATTGCTGTGTCAATTTGTTTTCAATCCTCCCAAAACGTCAATAAAAGCTCTATATTTTGAGTCAAAAATGAGATGAAAACCCATACCGTACAAGTTGTGTTAGGTGGTGTTTTGCAGGGAACGCAGCAGTTGTCAGAAATGAGAAATTAGCAACTGCCTGATGTTTGAATGGATTTTAAAGGGCATAACGCGTGTTTGTTGGCTAATGTAGCTACACAAATTGTGACATTAATTTTGACCTTTAACTATCACACAGGTTTATAGCGTTACCTCACACCAATACGTATAAGtgttatactttctctctcagTGCAATAAGCTAAATGACTCGTTTAGCCGGCGTTGTTTCGTTAATGAGTTGATGACGGCTAGTTGCTGGAATTTAGCATCAGTAGCCCGCAAGCTATCATTCTCGTGTTCAGCAATGTATCTCGGTTTTCAGGGAGACTAACTCcatccttattttatttttttaattagaagTATTTAGCCACAGCCAATTTGTAGCTTGAATAATCTATAAAAGTGCCGAGATGTATCCCACTGCTATCCAGTTCATTTTACTAGCTAAGTTAGCTCAGCATCCATTAGCTTGTTTCTAGGCCACATTTGCACTGGTGACCTcgcttcctgtttttattttgttccaaCTCCAATACATGAATTTCGCTGTAGCAGGTACATACCTTTTTAAGTTCATTTTCAG
It contains:
- the LOC115781192 gene encoding dnaJ homolog subfamily A member 2-like, yielding MSGVADTKLYDILGVSPSASENELKKAYRKLAKEYHPDKNPEAGDKFKEISFAYEVLTNPEKKELYDRYGEQGLREGGGGGPGMEDIFSHIFGGGLFGFMGGQGRGRNGGRRRGDDMVHPLKVSLEDLYNGKTTKLQLSKNVLCSACNGQGGKAGAVQKCVACRGRGMRIMIRQLAPGMVQQMQSVCTDCNGEGEVINEKDRCRKCEGHKVCKETKLLEVHVDKGMRHGQKITFAGEADQAPGMEPGDIVLVLQEKEHEDFRRDGSDLHMVHRIGLVEALCGFLFTVTHLDGRQLLVKYPAGKVIEPGCIRVVKGEGMPQYRNPFEKGDLYIKFDVQFPENNWINPEKLNELECLLPARAETPVIAADAEEVDLTDFDRSQGSGSGARREAYNDSSDEEGGHHGPGVQCAHQ